The DNA segment CGTTGTAGCCGAAGAAGCCGAGGATCGTGTCCGCCTTCAGATGCGTCAGCCACTCGTCCGGCGTCATGTAGTGGCCGGTGCCGGCGTGCACCTTGTTCTGCGGGCGGAACTTTTCCGCACCGGGGAAGGCCCACTGCGACTTGCGCGACGGATGCGGGCGGAAACCCGGTGTATCCCCGGGGAAGCACATGTTGCGGATGACCAGGTTCTTTCCGGGGAACCGGAGCTGCAGTTCCGCCTCCAGGTAGGGATGATCGTTCATCCGCTCACCCAGGCCATTGCCGATGAAGACGATGCGTTCACCGTCCTTCGGTGCGGTTTGGGCTCCTGCCGTCGCCAAGGATGCGGCCAGGGAACAGAATAACGGAAGCAGAGGAAGTTTCATGAAACGGTTGAAGCCGATGGGTTGCGCGGGCTAGGAAACCAATACGCAGGAAAAAACAAAGATTTTTCCAGAAAAACCCAAATAAACAAAAGCCAGGCTGATAATTCCACAGGGATATCCACCGCTCATCCGCTTCAACACCGACGGATCCACCTCTTGCTTCGCCAGCGGCTCAGGCCTCCATCTTCCACGGCCCCCTCATCGGCTGGTGGATGAGCTGGTTCGCCGCGGCATCATCGAAGGTCATCTTCACCGGATCAAACCTGAGGCTCTTGTTCAGGCGATGGGCGATGACCCCCATGTTCACCACCGTGCAGGACCAAAAGCCATTGCTCTCATTGAGCGCGAACTTTTTCCTCGTCCGGATGGCCTCATGGAAGTCCGTGACCTGTGGCTCCGGATCCGGGAGGGCCGCCAGCTTCGCCTCCAGATCCGGGATGTCGGATTTGAAGCCTCTGAAGATCTTTCCTTTCGGTCCCTCGATGTAGGCGGCCGACTGGTCCTTGTTCTCTCCATCCAGCACGATCTTGCAGCCGTCGGCGTAGGTGAACTCGATACGCCGCCACTTGCCGATGGCGTCCGCATCCTGCGGATCCGCGTCGATCTCGACGGAGATCGGACCGGTGTCGTCCTTGCCCAAGATGTACTGGACCGGATCAAGGTAGTGCTGGCCCATGTCACCGAGACCGCCGCCGTCATAGTCCCAGTAGCCGCGGAACGTGCCGTGGGTCCGGTGCGCGTTGTAGGGTTTCTTCGGCGCCGGGCCGAGCCAGAAGTCATAGTCGAAATGCTCCGGCACCGGCTGTTCCTCCAGCCCGGTCTTTCCGGACCACTGGAATTTCCAGTTGAAGCCCGTGACGCCGGAAACGGTGACCTTCAGCGGCCAGCCGAGCAGTCCGTGCATGGCTGCCTTCCTGAGCTGCTTCACCGGCACGCCCATGCCATAGAAGCTGTCCTTGAAGCGGAACCAGGTGTTGAGCCGGAAGATCCGCCCATGGCTTTCCACCGCCTTCACCACCGACAGACCTTCCCCGATGGTGCGCGTCATCGGCTTCTCGCACCACACGTCCTTCCCTGCCCTCGCCGCGGCGACGGACATCAGACCATGCCAATGCGGCGGGGTGGCCACATGGATGACGTCGATGTCCTCACGGGCGATGACCTCGCGGAAATCATGGTAGCCCTTGATCCCGTTCGCATCCGCACCAGACTCCTTCATCCTCCCCTCCAGCCGCAGGCGGTCCACATCGCACAGGGCGAGCAGCTTTCCAGGCATCTTCAGGTGGGATGCGGAGATGCCCCCACAGCCGAGGATCGCGCGGGTGATCTCGTTGGACGGCGCTGTCTGCCCGTTCAGCCCCAGCACCCTGCCCGGAACGATCTGGATGGTGGCGAGGGCGGCGAGGCCTTTGAGAAACTGGCGGCGGTCGGGATTCATGGGGCGGGTCTTTGATGCGGAAACGGCGCACTTCCCTCCGGATGTTTCACGCAGCCCCCACACATCCCCAAAAGCATGACAATCCCATCGAAAAGCATCATGCTCTCCGACTTCCACATCGTCCGCCGATTTTCATTGGCCACCCTTTCCCTCCCGGGAATCCTCCCATCAATGCCCGCTGATTTCCTCAAAACCGTCCTCCTCCCCGTCGGCCTCATCTTCATCATGTTCGGCATGGGCCTCGGTCTCACCGCCGCGGATTTCAAGCGCGTCATCCGGTATCCGAAAGCAAAGCTCATCGGCATCACCGCCCAGCTCCTCGCCCTGCCGGTCCTCGCCTTCACCATCGCGACCGTGTTCCGGCTGCCCGCCGATCTCGCGGTGGGGTTGATGCTCATCGCCGCGTGTCCCGGCGGCCCCACATCGAATGTCATCAGCCATCTTTCCCGTGGTGACACCCCGCTTTCGGTGACCCTCACCGCGATCTCCAGCGTGGTCACCGTCTTCACCATCCCGCTGGTGATGAAGCTTTCCATGACCCATTTCATGGGCAGCCACTCGGTCATCCAGCTCCCGTTCCTGAAGACCTTCGTCCAGCTCATCGCCGTCACGCTGCTGCCCATCATCATCGGCATGGCCGTCCATGCCAGGTTCCCCGGGTTCAGCCGCCGCATGGCGCGCCCGGTGAATCTGTTCTCCATCTTCTTCCTCGCCGTCATCATCATCGCCGCCGTCCTGAAGGAGAAGGATCTCGGCGCGCAGATCGCCATCGCCGGGCCCGCCGTCGCCGCACTCAACCTCGGCGGCATGGCCGTCGGCTTCGGGCTCGCCGTGTGGTTCGGCCTGCCCCGCGCTCAGCGTGTCACCATTTCCA comes from the Luteolibacter sp. SL250 genome and includes:
- a CDS encoding bile acid:sodium symporter family protein, whose amino-acid sequence is MTIPSKSIMLSDFHIVRRFSLATLSLPGILPSMPADFLKTVLLPVGLIFIMFGMGLGLTAADFKRVIRYPKAKLIGITAQLLALPVLAFTIATVFRLPADLAVGLMLIAACPGGPTSNVISHLSRGDTPLSVTLTAISSVVTVFTIPLVMKLSMTHFMGSHSVIQLPFLKTFVQLIAVTLLPIIIGMAVHARFPGFSRRMARPVNLFSIFFLAVIIIAAVLKEKDLGAQIAIAGPAVAALNLGGMAVGFGLAVWFGLPRAQRVTISIEVGIQNATLALAIALGILESPRLAIPSVVYGLFMFATGAAMIAIFGRKPRAD
- a CDS encoding Gfo/Idh/MocA family oxidoreductase: MNPDRRQFLKGLAALATIQIVPGRVLGLNGQTAPSNEITRAILGCGGISASHLKMPGKLLALCDVDRLRLEGRMKESGADANGIKGYHDFREVIAREDIDVIHVATPPHWHGLMSVAAARAGKDVWCEKPMTRTIGEGLSVVKAVESHGRIFRLNTWFRFKDSFYGMGVPVKQLRKAAMHGLLGWPLKVTVSGVTGFNWKFQWSGKTGLEEQPVPEHFDYDFWLGPAPKKPYNAHRTHGTFRGYWDYDGGGLGDMGQHYLDPVQYILGKDDTGPISVEIDADPQDADAIGKWRRIEFTYADGCKIVLDGENKDQSAAYIEGPKGKIFRGFKSDIPDLEAKLAALPDPEPQVTDFHEAIRTRKKFALNESNGFWSCTVVNMGVIAHRLNKSLRFDPVKMTFDDAAANQLIHQPMRGPWKMEA